GGGAATTATCAGATATAAGGTGAAGTAACTGATCATGATGATTGAGATAATAACAGGAATTGCTTTTTTCATAATCAACCTCCTTAACATTTACTATTATACCCAATTATATTCTATTGTTACATTAATATTTAATGAGAATAGTCTAAATAATGGACTGATCGTCCGTATGGAAAAATTTTTATGGTATAATGGATTATCACGGACGTTTAGTCTGTCTAAATAATTTACATCAAAGAATGAGGGGTGACACTTTTGTTACGTAAAGATCTAATTCAATCAGTTCTAAAAAGAGCACTAATCACCGGTGGTGATTTTGCCGAAATTTTTGTCGAAGACACTGTCACAGGCGCTGTGGCAATGATTGACGGCAAAGTGGATTCACTAAATTCAGGACGATCATTTGGCGTCGGTATAAGAATATTCAAAGGTCTTAAAAGCGTATATGCCTATACGAATGACGCGAGCGAGACAAGTCTGCTCGAAACAGCCCAGAAGGCTGCTACGGTTCTTGGTGAACTAAAAGAAGACTTAGATATCAATCTGACACTTACTGAACGTATACACACAAACGTTCATCCGATCCTTACTGTACCGTCTTCTGTCTCTTCCACTAAAAAAGTCGAGATGTTGAGAAGACTTCATCATGCCGCTAAAAATGAATCAAGTGAGATTGCACAGGTAGTGGCTAGAATGCTTGATATCGATCAGAAGATCATGATTGCGAACACAAACGGACTCTTGACTGAGGACCGTAGAATTAGAACGCGTGTGGTCGGTCAGGCGATCGCATCAAGTGCTACAGAGAACCAAGTCGGATTTGAAGCTCCCGGTAGACATATGGGCTTTGAACTCTTTGACAAGGTAGTCGATGTCGAAGCCCTAGGAAAAGAAGCTGCAAGAACTGCAATAACAATGCTGCACGCAAATCCGTGTCCTGCTGGGAATATGCCTGTAGCTATCGAGAACGGTTTTGGAGGCGTCATTTTCCATGAGGCCTGCGGACATTCGCTTGAAGCGACTTCTGTTGCCAAAGGAACTTCTGAGTTCACAGGCATGATCGGACAACAAATCGCCTCACCTGTAGTTACGGCGATCGATGACGGTACGATACCAAATGGATGGGGTTCACAAAATATCGATGACGAGGGTAATGTGACCCGTAAGAATGTCCTTATCGAAAAAGGGATCCTAAAGGGATACCTGATCGATACGCTAAACGGAAAACGTATGGGTATGGAAGCTACTGGAAGTGCGCGTAGGGAATCTTATAAGTACGCACCGACATCGCGAATGACCAACACGTATATAGCGAATGGTGAGCATAGGAATGATGAAATCATCGCGTCGATGGCAAATGGACTTTACGCTAAAAAACTGGGTGGCGGATCTGTCAATCCTGCAACAGGCGAGTTTAACTTTACGGTGCTTGAAGGGTATCTTGTAAAAGACGGAAAAATCACCGAACCGGTCAGAGGTGCAAGCTTGATAGGCAAGGGTTCTGAAGTACTCAAGAAAATTGATATGGTGGGACAAAACCTTGAACACGGAACAGGCATGTGCGGCTCTTCAAGTGGAAGTATTCCAGCACACGTAGGACAACCACTGGTACGTGTTTCTGAAATGATCGTTGGCGGAAAGTAGGAGGAATATCATGACTGAACAACTCTTTATAGATAAAGTATTTGCTCTAGCTAAAGCCGAAGGTTTTGATGCTTGGGAGCTCTTTTTTGAAACGGGCTCTTCGCTTGAGCTTCAATCATTTGAAAAAGAAATTATTAAATATTCGGATAGCACCACACGTGGTGTGAACTTTAGGGGTACTATCGGAGGCAATCCAGGCAGTTGCTTTTCGGAGATTCTTGATGAAGAGGCCATCGTCATGCTCGTCACTAGAGCTAAGGAAGCTGCTCTCTTGATTGAGTCGGATGATGAGGTAATCATCTATGAGGGTGGAAAACCCTACAAAGAACTGAATCTTTACAGTGATTCACTTAAATCGATCGACAACACAAGAAAACTAGACCTCGTCCTTGCTGAAGAGGCAAATGCGATGGATACTTGTAAGATAGACAAGGTATCGGGATCCTACTACGGAGACGGTGAGACGAGTTGTCGTCTTGTCAATTCCAAGGGTCTAGATATCACCTATAAGAGAAATCAAGCCTATTCGTATATCGGTGTCATCGCAAGCGATGAAAACGACAAGTATTCCGCATACGAGTTCAAGGTCGACAATGATTTTGAAGCGCTTGTAAATGCCAATAACGGAGAAAAAGCGGTTGAGAAGGCTGTAGAAAAAATGGGTGCCACTCAAGTGGGCACTGGTGAATATCAAGTCGTGTTTTCAAACGAAGCGTCATCCAGTCTTCTTGGGGTCTACCTATCTGCTTTTAGCGCGGAAGCCGCTCAAAAGGGAATGTCACTCCTTAAGGGTAAAATTGGTGAGACAATCGCGTCACCACTGATCACGTTGATTGACGATCCCCATATGGAGGGTGGTCTTAGTTCAACACCCTTTGATGGTGAGGGTGTTCCGACCTTTACAAAGTCGCTCATAGAAGAAGGCGTGCTAAATACCTTGCTACACAATTTGAAAACTGCAAAAAAAGACGGTGTAGAGACAACTGGTAACGCTTCTAGAGGAAGCTTCAAATCAACGATTGGCGTATCTTCTACAAATGCGTTCATAAAGCCTACTGACATGACAAAAGAAGCGCTGTTGGAGCAGGTTGGAAACGGTTTGTTCATCACAGAGCTAGATGGTCTCCATGCAGGAACAAATGCGATTTCTGGAGACTTTTCACTTGGTGCCAGAGGTTTTGTCATCGAAGGTGGAAAACTGGGTCATCCTGTGAAGCAGATTGTCTTATCCGGGAACTACTTTACGATGCTTAAGGACGTGACTGCTGTCGCAAACGACCTACAGTTTAAAACAGAACCGGTAGGCTCGCCTGCGATTCTTGTGAATAAGCTATCTGTTGCAGGCAAATAAGATTAGAATCTGATTAAACAAAGATACTTGCTGTGAAATTAGGGTATAATCAAATAAACTGGTACAGAATGGAGGTTTACAATGAAAAAGTTTTTAAAAGGAATTGCAATCGGTGCCGCAGGTGTAGGATTTGCCGCTAGCGCATATAAGACGGTCATGACAAAAAAGAGAATGGAACCATATCAAGACAAACTCGTATTTAAAGGGGAGTCTATCTCATTTGACGGACAGATATTCCAGTATGCTTCCTATGCTGCCGCATTTACAGGTCTCTCTATTGATTTTACCGGTGCGGACCTGCAAGGAAACATCGGTCGTCTTGATCTGTTTGGCGATAGTTCAGGCATACAGGTAATTGTTCCTGACAATTGGTGCGTTGAGGCCAAAGGACTTGCAAGGGCGTCTGGTGTGAACAATTCAGTAGAATCAGAGGCCAAAGTCAACCAACCGGTCTTGTATATCCATTACGACCTGAGAATGTCCGGACTTGACATCAGTTATAATAAGGCTGATGATGAGGATGAAGAAGAAGTTGAAATGATAGAAGAATAATCGATAGAGTAGACCGGATTACTGGTCTACTCTACTTTTATTATCGGAGGAACTATGGAACAGCAGCGTTTTTTTGAAATGATATATCAGAGGACCGGTCTTGAGTTGACCCTGACACAAAAGCAGATTATCACCTCACAAAAACCTGTGATTCAGGTGCTAGCCACCGCAGGTTCCGGGAAAACGACGACTGTTGTCTCTAAAATCGGGTACTTGCTGGCAGTGGATCAGGTAAGGGCCAATCAGATACTGGCGCTGACCTACTCAAGGTCTTCTGCAAAAGATCTGAAGGATCGGCATATGGCTTTGTTGGGACAGCAGGTGCAAGCGGTGAATTATTCAACACTTCACGCGTTCGCTTTTTCTGTGTTAAGGAGGGTGTATGCCAGAAAAAGGCAAAAGTTATCCCTTATCGACAGTGAAGAGAGCACCCTTAACAAGTATGCTATGATGGCGGATGCCTACAAGAAGACAAATGGCTCTTATGCGACTAAAGAAGTGCTGGACGAGTTATTCTCAGAAATTTCCTATGTAAAAAACGCCAGAATCAAACCCGAAAGCTACGGAGCGAAGACGACGGCTTTTTTGAAGCTTTTTACTACCTACGAAAAACTTAAAGTCGAACACGGAGTCATCGACTTTGACGATATGTTAAGCAATTGCCTGCTTGTTTTTGAGGAGCACCCAGAGATTGTTCGAATTTTAAGAGACCAGTATCGGTATATCGTTTTGGATGAAGCGCAGGACATCAACTGTGTTCAAGTAGAGTTGATGAAGGTGCTTTCAAAAGATGCGAAGCAGCTTATTGTGATCGGGGATGACGACCAGTCGATCTATGGGTTTAGGGCGGCTGATCCCAGCTATCTGATCTCGCTTGTAGCTTGTCATGAGGACGCGGTATCCTACGAACTTGGCTGCAATTACAGATGCCCGAGCAATCTTGTAGAAGAGGCGAAGAAACTGATTGTAAACAACTCACACAGGCTTGAAAAGGGAATAGAATCTTCAGATCAGAGACAGGGTATCATCGAACGGGTTCCTGTGATCAAAAGCGGTGCCCAGTATCGGTTTGTCCTGGATGGGCTGATCAAGGAGAGTCCTGAATACCTGCTCGACACGGCTATTCTTTTTAGGAACAACTACAGCATGGTTCCTATCATCGATCTACTCATAAAGGCGAAACTACCAATTTATATCAAGGAGCCTGTGACCACTTTTATGAATCATTGGGTGGTCAAGGACATCTTCATGATCCTAGATCTGATTGAGGACAGGTATGACCTTGCCCTGCTTATCAGGGTGCTACCCAAGGTGAGGATATTTGTCACCAAAGAGGCAAAAGCACGTATTTCGAAGTCGCAGCTGAGTGGTAGCGCCTTTGATTTTTTGAAAAATCAGTTGTCAGGAAAAGCAAGGACCGCATTATCCGACCTTGTCTATGAAATGAACGGATGTGAGCATCTTGAAATTCCAGACAAGATCGAACGGATCGTCACCCTCATGGGCTATGGTGAATACATGAACGATAGGGCGGACCGTGGTAATTACGGGCGGTCGATTCCGCAGACAATCGTACATGGCTTAAAGCTGATTTTGGACGGAGTAAGCTCTACCCAGCAGGCAAGGGAAAAGCTTCAGTCGCTTGTGAATGAGATGGAGCAGCTAAAGTATTCAAAAAAAGGCAGCGGTATTTCACTCCTTACGATGCACGGTGCAAAAGGGCTCGAATTTGACAATCTATTTCTGATCGACCTTGCGGATGACATCATCCCCATGAAGAACACCCATTTTGAAGATGACCTTCTTGAAGAGGAGCGAAGACTCTTTTATGTCGCGGTGACCAGAGCGAGAAAACAGCTGAAGCTCATCTATCCCGCCCATAATCCTTCAAGGTTTATCTTAGAAATGCAAGGGAAACCGGTTAAACAGGCAAAGCATATGCTGATCAACGCACCTAAAGGAAAAGTACATGCTGACTTTAAGAGGACAGGCACCTTTGTTACTGGCTATCACGAGCTTGAAGAGGGATTGACCATTATTCATCAGGTGTTTGGAACCGGAGTAATCAACAAGATCGTAAAAGACGATATCAGCCTGATGTTCGGTGACGACATCAAGGTGTTCAGTCTCGAACTGCTGGTCGACGGACGGTTGCTGAAAAAGTAATCGTTATGGTGATAGTAAAAGATAGGCGCCTCCTATAATGGGTATATTTATTCAAAATCCGTTAATTAAAAATAGAAAAAGGAGAAAACCGTGATTGAATTACCTGAAGCTGTAGTACTTGCAGAGCAAATCGAGGAAACCTTAAGTGGAAAACGGGTGGTAGACGTAGTGGTGAACCAGTCCCCCCATAAGCTGGTATGGTTCAGTGATGATGGAGCGGAGTATGTCAAAATGCTCGAGAATCATGTGATTGACAAGGCAACCTCCTATGGTGGCATCGTTGAAGTCGTTCTGGGGAACACTACTCTTGCTATAAGCGATGGGATCAATATCAGATATCTGCTAAGGCATGAGAAACTCCCATCAAAACATCAACTCCTTTTAAGATTTGACGATGAATCCGTTCTGGTGTTCTACGCACAAATGTACGGCGGTATTCTGTGTGCGGAGGACAGAGCTATCGACAATCCCTACTACCAGCTAGCGAAAGTGAAGCCATCTCCATTGTCGGCTGCGTTTGATCTGGATTACTTTATGGAAATGGCTGCTTGCGACCAGCAGCAAAAGAAAAGCCTTAAAGGACTTCTTGCAACGGAACAGAGCATACCTGGCCTTGGCAACGGCGTTCTACAGGACATACTGTTCAATGCGAAACTACACCCGAAACGCAAGGTGAACACCTTGTCAATAGGTGAAAAGGAAAGACTCTTCCATTCGATAAAGACCACTCTGCTGGAAATGGTCTCTATGGGGGGTAGAAATTCGGAAAAGGACCTTTACGGAGATGTATGCGGCTATCAGACAAAACTGAGCTCCAAAACCGTCAAACAACCCTGTAGCCTTTGCGGTGGAGTCATCGTAAAAGCAGCATACATGGGGGGGAGCATCTATTACTGCGAGACTTGTCAAAAGATCTAGGGTAATATAGTTGAAAAACAGATGCAACAGAGCTGAAAATCAAGCGTTACAGATTACAATTACCTTAAATCACGCCCATGGCGTGTTTTTTTTTGTAAAATAGACAAGGAAACAACTTCAGCGATAGGTCGGACAAAGGAAGGCGCTAATGGATGAAATCTTTTTAAAACTTATCAGACTGCTACCCTCAGCGACTCGTTAATAATAAATTTCCAAACGCGTTCCAGATGGTATCAGCTACCGTAGGGAGACTTGATTTGGTTTAATTGACAGGAGGATGTTATGAGTTTTAGTTCCCATGAAATTGTTTTTGTGACAGCGAATAAGGGCAAAATCGCTTATGCGAATGCTTTGATTGAAGGCGCCGAGGTTGTTCAATATGACGCGGAGCTAATCGAACCGAGAAGCGATGATGTGAAAGCCATCGCAAAAGAAAAGGTGAGACAGGCCTATGCGCTGACTCAAAAGCCATGTATCGCGATGGATATCGGTTTTTTCATCGAAGCCTTAAACGGGTTTCCAAGGGCCTATGTGAATCCTGTGCTCGAAACGATCGGTATTGAAGGAATCATCAAGCTCATGGACGGTGTGGACAACCGAAGTTGCGAGTTTAGGGAGTGCCTTGCATATTACGATGGTGATCGGTATGAGTTTTTTGAGAGTATAGGAAAATCAAAGCTTTCCACCGAGATCAGGGGAACTGAAAACACTAATAAGCTGTCAGACCTCTGGTATATTGTTGTCCCTGAGAAGAGCGAGAAGACACTTGCTGAGTTTTCGGATGCCGACTTTGAAAAGTTGAAGGAAGTTCAACAGGAATCCAGTTTGAGCCTATTTAGTAAATGGTATCGCAGGGTATATCAAGTCGATTCAGCCCGAACTTGAATTAGGTGTGCCGAAGTATCTGCAACTCGATTAAGTGTAAATACGATAGCGGCTGACGGAAAGATATCAGCCCTTCTCGACTCCATACGGAGAACATTGGGTATTAGTGGTATAGCGGATAAAGGAGGAGACGTGATGAGGAGTAAAGGTGAGTTGATCAGCCAACTGGTTGAGATGGGTCTTGAACCGACCGATGTCGTCATGATCCATAGCTCAATGAAAGCGATAGGAGAAGTAGAGGGTGGAGCGCAAGGTGTCCTCGATGTATTGATGGACTATTTCAAAGAGGGTTTGCTGCTGCTGCCGACCCATACCTGGGCAACGGTCATCGACTCGCAACCCGTGTATAATCCGGCGACAGAACCTTCTTGTGTTGGAATTCTCAGCAATCTGTTTTTGAAACGCGATAAGGTATACCGTTCATTGCATCCCACCCATTCCGTGGCTGCCTTTGGAAGGGATGCCAAAGCGTATGTTCAAGGAGAAGAAAGGTTTCATACACCTTGTCCGCGCGAGGGTTGTTGGGGAAGGCTTGTTGACAGGCGTGCGAAACTACTGTTCATCGGAGCGACACTTAAGACCAATACCTTCATCCACGGCATTGAGGAATGGATGATGATTCCCCAGCGCCTGAGCGCTTCGACCCATACCATGTATATCGACCTTAAGGACAGACGAATTGAAAAACACATGAACAGGCATGATACACCGGGCATTGACGTTTCTAAGCAATATGACAAGGTTGAACCGCTCCTTTTAGCCAGAGG
The Fusibacter sp. A1 DNA segment above includes these coding regions:
- a CDS encoding AAC(3) family N-acetyltransferase, with translation MRSKGELISQLVEMGLEPTDVVMIHSSMKAIGEVEGGAQGVLDVLMDYFKEGLLLLPTHTWATVIDSQPVYNPATEPSCVGILSNLFLKRDKVYRSLHPTHSVAAFGRDAKAYVQGEERFHTPCPREGCWGRLVDRRAKLLFIGATLKTNTFIHGIEEWMMIPQRLSASTHTMYIDLKDRRIEKHMNRHDTPGIDVSKQYDKVEPLLLARGAATIGRFGQAKTYVLDAVRTYELVSSLLKEQPDTFAHVGPLENWEHIR
- a CDS encoding TldD/PmbA family protein, producing the protein MTEQLFIDKVFALAKAEGFDAWELFFETGSSLELQSFEKEIIKYSDSTTRGVNFRGTIGGNPGSCFSEILDEEAIVMLVTRAKEAALLIESDDEVIIYEGGKPYKELNLYSDSLKSIDNTRKLDLVLAEEANAMDTCKIDKVSGSYYGDGETSCRLVNSKGLDITYKRNQAYSYIGVIASDENDKYSAYEFKVDNDFEALVNANNGEKAVEKAVEKMGATQVGTGEYQVVFSNEASSSLLGVYLSAFSAEAAQKGMSLLKGKIGETIASPLITLIDDPHMEGGLSSTPFDGEGVPTFTKSLIEEGVLNTLLHNLKTAKKDGVETTGNASRGSFKSTIGVSSTNAFIKPTDMTKEALLEQVGNGLFITELDGLHAGTNAISGDFSLGARGFVIEGGKLGHPVKQIVLSGNYFTMLKDVTAVANDLQFKTEPVGSPAILVNKLSVAGK
- a CDS encoding ATP-dependent helicase: MEQQRFFEMIYQRTGLELTLTQKQIITSQKPVIQVLATAGSGKTTTVVSKIGYLLAVDQVRANQILALTYSRSSAKDLKDRHMALLGQQVQAVNYSTLHAFAFSVLRRVYARKRQKLSLIDSEESTLNKYAMMADAYKKTNGSYATKEVLDELFSEISYVKNARIKPESYGAKTTAFLKLFTTYEKLKVEHGVIDFDDMLSNCLLVFEEHPEIVRILRDQYRYIVLDEAQDINCVQVELMKVLSKDAKQLIVIGDDDQSIYGFRAADPSYLISLVACHEDAVSYELGCNYRCPSNLVEEAKKLIVNNSHRLEKGIESSDQRQGIIERVPVIKSGAQYRFVLDGLIKESPEYLLDTAILFRNNYSMVPIIDLLIKAKLPIYIKEPVTTFMNHWVVKDIFMILDLIEDRYDLALLIRVLPKVRIFVTKEAKARISKSQLSGSAFDFLKNQLSGKARTALSDLVYEMNGCEHLEIPDKIERIVTLMGYGEYMNDRADRGNYGRSIPQTIVHGLKLILDGVSSTQQAREKLQSLVNEMEQLKYSKKGSGISLLTMHGAKGLEFDNLFLIDLADDIIPMKNTHFEDDLLEEERRLFYVAVTRARKQLKLIYPAHNPSRFILEMQGKPVKQAKHMLINAPKGKVHADFKRTGTFVTGYHELEEGLTIIHQVFGTGVINKIVKDDISLMFGDDIKVFSLELLVDGRLLKK
- a CDS encoding DNA-formamidopyrimidine glycosylase family protein, which encodes MIELPEAVVLAEQIEETLSGKRVVDVVVNQSPHKLVWFSDDGAEYVKMLENHVIDKATSYGGIVEVVLGNTTLAISDGINIRYLLRHEKLPSKHQLLLRFDDESVLVFYAQMYGGILCAEDRAIDNPYYQLAKVKPSPLSAAFDLDYFMEMAACDQQQKKSLKGLLATEQSIPGLGNGVLQDILFNAKLHPKRKVNTLSIGEKERLFHSIKTTLLEMVSMGGRNSEKDLYGDVCGYQTKLSSKTVKQPCSLCGGVIVKAAYMGGSIYYCETCQKI
- a CDS encoding TldD/PmbA family protein, translated to MLRKDLIQSVLKRALITGGDFAEIFVEDTVTGAVAMIDGKVDSLNSGRSFGVGIRIFKGLKSVYAYTNDASETSLLETAQKAATVLGELKEDLDINLTLTERIHTNVHPILTVPSSVSSTKKVEMLRRLHHAAKNESSEIAQVVARMLDIDQKIMIANTNGLLTEDRRIRTRVVGQAIASSATENQVGFEAPGRHMGFELFDKVVDVEALGKEAARTAITMLHANPCPAGNMPVAIENGFGGVIFHEACGHSLEATSVAKGTSEFTGMIGQQIASPVVTAIDDGTIPNGWGSQNIDDEGNVTRKNVLIEKGILKGYLIDTLNGKRMGMEATGSARRESYKYAPTSRMTNTYIANGEHRNDEIIASMANGLYAKKLGGGSVNPATGEFNFTVLEGYLVKDGKITEPVRGASLIGKGSEVLKKIDMVGQNLEHGTGMCGSSSGSIPAHVGQPLVRVSEMIVGGK
- a CDS encoding non-canonical purine NTP pyrophosphatase, whose translation is MSFSSHEIVFVTANKGKIAYANALIEGAEVVQYDAELIEPRSDDVKAIAKEKVRQAYALTQKPCIAMDIGFFIEALNGFPRAYVNPVLETIGIEGIIKLMDGVDNRSCEFRECLAYYDGDRYEFFESIGKSKLSTEIRGTENTNKLSDLWYIVVPEKSEKTLAEFSDADFEKLKEVQQESSLSLFSKWYRRVYQVDSART